The following are from one region of the Hydrogenophaga sp. BPS33 genome:
- a CDS encoding septum formation initiator family protein: protein MARRFIPALLIGLLVIVHAQLWFGRGSLPRVASLKQQLATQELANRDAQLRNDQLVSEVRDLQEGLGMVEELARQELGMVRPNEIFVQIAKGRP from the coding sequence ATGGCCCGCCGCTTCATCCCTGCCCTGCTGATCGGACTGCTCGTCATCGTGCATGCGCAGTTGTGGTTCGGGCGCGGCAGCCTGCCCCGTGTAGCGAGCCTGAAGCAGCAGCTCGCCACCCAGGAGCTCGCCAACCGCGACGCGCAACTGCGCAACGACCAATTGGTGAGCGAAGTGCGCGACCTGCAGGAAGGCCTGGGCATGGTGGAGGAGCTGGCCCGGCAGGAGTTGGGCATGGTCAGGCCCAACGAGATCTTCGTGCAGATCGCCAAGGGCAGGCCTTGA
- a CDS encoding AAA family ATPase → MTLCVALLGGESSGKSSLAAALHTQLQNVHGLRAVVVPEHLRGWCEGHGRAPQAQEQTAIAAEQTRLIQVARQTLGVDVVIADTTALVVAAYSALYFQDDSLIAPALAVQRSLFGVHLLMGLDLPWVPDGLLRDSPCVRDATDALLRDALQGAGIGFQTVYGQGEARAQQALRAVGTALGRPLVWQDPALANGLRPWSCENCSDPECEHRLFTGLLSNR, encoded by the coding sequence TTGACCCTGTGCGTGGCGCTGCTGGGCGGAGAGTCCAGCGGCAAGTCTTCGCTGGCAGCGGCCCTGCACACACAACTTCAAAACGTACACGGCCTGCGCGCCGTCGTGGTGCCCGAACATTTGCGCGGCTGGTGCGAAGGTCACGGCCGAGCACCGCAAGCCCAGGAGCAGACGGCCATCGCCGCCGAACAAACCCGGCTCATCCAGGTGGCTCGGCAAACGCTCGGCGTGGACGTGGTGATCGCCGACACCACCGCCTTGGTGGTCGCGGCCTACAGCGCGCTCTACTTCCAGGATGACAGTTTGATCGCGCCCGCGTTGGCCGTGCAGCGCAGCCTCTTCGGTGTACACCTGCTCATGGGCCTGGACCTGCCCTGGGTGCCCGATGGCCTGTTGCGCGACAGCCCTTGCGTGCGCGACGCCACCGATGCGCTGCTGCGTGACGCGCTGCAGGGCGCAGGCATCGGCTTTCAAACCGTGTATGGGCAGGGCGAGGCGCGTGCGCAGCAGGCGCTGCGCGCGGTGGGCACCGCGCTGGGCCGCCCGCTCGTGTGGCAGGACCCTGCACTGGCCAACGGCCTGCGGCCCTGGTCCTGTGAGAACTGCAGCGATCCCGAATGCGAACACCGGCTGTTCACCGGGCTCCTGAGCAACCGATAA